The sequence below is a genomic window from Salicibibacter cibarius.
AAATGTGATGGATCTGCTCGATCAATTTGTGGACGCGGCCGGCGATGACCATCTCTCGCTCTTTTACTTTAGCCGCATGATGGATGCCGGCTTGGAAAGCATGCAATTTGCAATCGTCCCCCCTGCCATTGATCAAGTGACCATCGCGGATATGGAACGCTCTCGTCTGCCGGATGTACGCGTCACCTTTATTCTCGGTGCAAATGAGGGGATTTTGCCGGCTAAACCGGAAGAAGAAGGGTTGATCCGCGACCGTGAACGTGATCAGCTGGAATCCATCGGTCTTTCCGTCGGACCTTCAGCCAATGACCGTCTTTGGAACGAACCCTTTTACTTATATATGGCAGAAGAAAGCCCGGCCGATTTGCTTATTTACACCTATGCACTTGCCGACGAAGACGGCAAAACATTGCTTCCGTCCCCGCTTGTTACGCGTTTGCGGGAACAATATCCAAATATGGCACAAACATTTATCGAAGCGGATGCCGGCAGCGCGCAGGAAGACATGCAATGGACGTTTATCAATCATCCGGAACAAGCGATTGAGGAACTGGTTATGCAATTGCAGAGATGGCGGAATGGCGAAGAGCTCCCTGACGTTTGGGGTCATGTCTATAATTGGTTTACGGCAAAATCAGAATGGCAGGATCGCTTGCGAACCGCGTTGGGAAGTTTATTTTACAAAAATCAAGCCATGAGGTTGGATGAAGGAACGACGAAGGAGCTTTATGGAGAAGATATCCAAACGAGCGTCAGCCGTATGGAAATGTTTCAAAAATGTGCGTTTCGGCATTTTGGTACGTATGGATTAGGGTTAAAAGAACGTGAGATTTTCAAATTGGAAGCCCCGGATATCGGTGAGCTTTTTCATGCTGCCCTTAAAGATGTAGCGGAAGTTGTCCGGGAACAAAACCTTGTATGGGCGGATCTATCCGATCATGAGTGCGCGCAGATTGCCCGCGAAACCGTAGAGAAGCTGTTGCCCTACGTCCAACGAAATATTATGTTCAGCACGAATCGCTATGCTTATTTAAGCAAAAAATTGGAGGATGTTGTTGTCCATACGACGAAGACGTTGCGTACTCAGGCGCAATCATCAAGTTTTGTCCCTATCGGGCTTGAAGTCCAATTCGGAAATCAAAAAGGGAATATCCCCACTTATGAATTTCATTTAAAAAATGGAAGCAATCTGTCTTTGCGCGGGCGTATTGACCGCGTGGATCATGCCAAAAGTGAAAGCGGCGACCTGTTGCGTGTGATCGACTATAAATCGAGCCGGCAACAATGGCGCCTATCGGATGTCTTTCATGGTATTTCCCTACAAATGCCGGTTTATTTGGATATCATTTTGCATGGCGCCAAACAATGGTTGGGGACGGACGCGGATATCGGCGGGATGTTTTATTTCCATGTCCACAACCCGATCGTTGAAGCGGATGAGGATATGGATGAGGCCAAGATTGCCGACAAACTTTTGAAGCAGTTTAAGATGCAGGGGATTTTACCCGCGGATGAAACGATTGCCACCTTGATGGATCAATCCCTTCATGAAGGCGGTCACTCGTCCATTATCCCTGTTTACATGAAAAAGGACGGCGCTTTTTCCGAATCTAAATCTTCCATTGTTGCAAAAGATGATTTCCAATCGTTGCGACGGTATTTGCGTACCAAGATGAAAGACATCGGAGAAATGATGAGTGAAGGCAAGGTAGGGATCGACCCATACCGCACCGATAAAAACGAAATCGCTTGTACGTATTGCCCGCTTCAATCGGTTTGTCAATTTGATCCCACACTTCCGAGCAATGACTATCGACTGCTCCCTACGCTTTCGGATGAAATAACGATGGCAAATATGAAACGTGAGGAGGATGAGTCTTGACTCCAGATGTAGAACACGTGCGGTGGCAGATGGCCGAAAAGCCGACCAATGTCCGTTGGACCAATGATCAGTGGCGTGCGATCGCGTTACGCGGGGGGAATATTCTCGTATCGGCGGCCGCCGGTAGCGGGAAAACCGCTGTGCTTGTCGAACGAATCGCGCGCAGAGTTATCGATCCAAATGATCCGGCAGAGATCGATCATTTGCTCGTCGTTACCTTTACAAATGCAGCTGCAGCGGAAATGAGCATACGCATTGGCGAACGATTGGATGAAGCTTTGAAAGATAATCCCGGATCATTACATTTACAAAGGCAGCGCCAATTGTTAAACCGTGCCCACATCTCCACGCTTCATTCATTCTGCAATCAAGTGATTCGACATTATTATTATGAAGCTAATATTGATCCGAATGTGAGAGTCGCCAATGATACCGAACGGGAAATTTTGAAAGAAGAAGTGCTGGACGAGGTTTTGGAAGAATACTACGGATCCGGGGACGGGCTTTTCTTTGAGTTGGTGGATGCTTACAGCGGCGACCGCAGTGATGAAGGGCTTCGACAGTTGCTATTGTCCTTGTTCACTCAAGCCCGGGCGCAGCCGGAACCGCACCGCTGGCTGGAAGATGTGGCCCGCATGTATGAACGTTCCTATGAAAGCTTGGAGGATACGCCCTGGGGGGCTTCTTTTCAATCGCACGCCCGTGAACAATTGCAAGTCGCCGCAGATTTATTATCAAAAGCAATAACTCTCGCCGAGCACCCTTCCGGCCCTTCAAAATACATTGGCGTGCTCACAAATGAACAGCAAATGTTGGAAACTTTGCTTGCGAGTGATACTTGGGACGATTTGCACGAGACATTCAAACATTTCTCTTCGCAAAGGATGCCCGCCAAAGACAAAGAAGCCGATGAATCGATGGCAAAAGAGAGCAAGGGTTATCGGGACGAAGCAAAGAAAATCATCGATGATGTTGCCAAAATATTCGCCCCGAACCCAGAAACCCATTTGGATAAGATTCGCGGTATGAAAGAGAATGTACGCTTGCTTGTGACCCTTGTCCAAGACTTTAGCGTACGCTATGCGGATGAGAAAAGGGAAAAAGCGCTCATTGACTATGAAGATTTGGAGCATTTAACGTTGCAAATTTTGCGGGAAGGAGACACGCAACAACCATCGGCGGTTGCCCTTGCCTACCGGGATTATTTTACGGAAATTCTCACCGATGAGTACCAGGATACAAACCGTGTCCAAGAAGCGATTCTTCAATTGCTTTCCAACGGTCACAACCGTTTCATGGTCGGGGATGTAAAACAGAGCATTTACCGTTTTCGCCTCGCTGAGCCCTCGCTTTTTTTAGAGAAACAACAAAGCTACGGAACATTGAAAAATGAAGATGTAGGGAGCGTGAAGAATAATGGGATTCGCGTGGACCTCGCTGAAAATTTCCGAAGCAGAAAACAGGTGCTCGACGGGGTCAACTATGTTTTTAAGCAAGTGATGGATGAAACGATCGGAGATGTCCATTATGATGAGGACCAAGCGCTTCGTTACGGCAATCTGGACTATGACCAAGAAGCTATAGGTTATGAAAACGAGGTCGTCCTGCTAGACAGAACGGGGCATGGGCACGACGACGAAGAGGAAGAACTTCAAGCCGCAGAAAAGGAA
It includes:
- the addB gene encoding helicase-exonuclease AddAB subunit AddB; translated protein: MQLRFYMGESGTGKTTALLNEVERALSEEAVDGPPILFLVPEQMTFQIEYQLTKQLGGMSRAHVLSFSRLALRVLQETGGNTGDRLQRAGVHMLLRKIVEEEKKHFRVFRKAADTDGFINELELMMTEMRRQALTPEMIAEKQSLLGEDGKTAGLHDKLHDISLVFERFEQAFQGTYMNTEEALKRLIRQLPDSEWLEGAIVYIDGFYDFSPQELYVIESLFARAKEMTVALTIDHVPNQDRDPNELDRFYLTSKTYTKLTTLTIDHNIGWNVRMFSDEHPSVHEEAPQLFEAVNRRAEVEGVARKIIELVRDDGYKYKDIALLVRDDRPYDELLKRVFGRLEIPIFLDEKRSMMHHPVVELIRSTLEIVEKNWPFEAVFRALKTDLFFLPEDNWRDWREKVDELENYALAHGIYGNKWKEEHRWHYLRHRNVMDTDGQTDMEKKIEARLNNTRDALIAPLLTLETRLKERKSVRGRCEALYLFFEELQLPAKIERMRDQAMTDGALESAAEHDQVWENVMDLLDQFVDAAGDDHLSLFYFSRMMDAGLESMQFAIVPPAIDQVTIADMERSRLPDVRVTFILGANEGILPAKPEEEGLIRDRERDQLESIGLSVGPSANDRLWNEPFYLYMAEESPADLLIYTYALADEDGKTLLPSPLVTRLREQYPNMAQTFIEADAGSAQEDMQWTFINHPEQAIEELVMQLQRWRNGEELPDVWGHVYNWFTAKSEWQDRLRTALGSLFYKNQAMRLDEGTTKELYGEDIQTSVSRMEMFQKCAFRHFGTYGLGLKEREIFKLEAPDIGELFHAALKDVAEVVREQNLVWADLSDHECAQIARETVEKLLPYVQRNIMFSTNRYAYLSKKLEDVVVHTTKTLRTQAQSSSFVPIGLEVQFGNQKGNIPTYEFHLKNGSNLSLRGRIDRVDHAKSESGDLLRVIDYKSSRQQWRLSDVFHGISLQMPVYLDIILHGAKQWLGTDADIGGMFYFHVHNPIVEADEDMDEAKIADKLLKQFKMQGILPADETIATLMDQSLHEGGHSSIIPVYMKKDGAFSESKSSIVAKDDFQSLRRYLRTKMKDIGEMMSEGKVGIDPYRTDKNEIACTYCPLQSVCQFDPTLPSNDYRLLPTLSDEITMANMKREEDES